In a single window of the Hippocampus zosterae strain Florida chromosome 6, ASM2543408v3, whole genome shotgun sequence genome:
- the mvk gene encoding mevalonate kinase isoform X3 has product MMHVSECIVSAPGKAILHGEHAVVHGKVALAVSLNLRTYLRLKATNTGKVCINLPNIDTFLCWHVSEVEQLMPCSRGKQEDLKHLDPELVKRLREFVGGANGNFDTSNMATLAFLYMYLSLFGSGELPSLTVSVWSELPTGAGLGSSAAYSVCLAAALLCARGAIPAPLKEWEHTARWCQEDLELINSWAFQGEMIIHGNPSGVDNAVGTWGGMLRFLAGRIIPLSRVPLLRILLTNTKVPRSTKVLVARVKDKINKFPTILTSVLDSVDAISCTCERVLLEMTCEPITGEHYNVLEELIDINQHHLNVMGVGHPALDTLCRVTLAKGLHSKLTGAGGGGCGITLLRPGKHGDHRSLKRLTPAIL; this is encoded by the exons ATGATGCACGTTAGTGAATGCATCGTATCTGCTCCAGGAAAAGCAATTCTTCACGGAGAACACGCAGTTGTGCACGGAAAG GTCGCACTTGCTGTGAGTTTGAACCTGAGAACATACTTGAGGTTGAAAGCCACGAACACTGGGAAAGTGTGCATTAACCTCCCAAACATTGACACCTTTCTCTGCTGGCATGTGTCTGAAGTGGAGCAACTTATGCCATGTTCACGTG GCAAGCAGGAGGATTTAAAGCATCTAGATCCTGAACTTGTGAAGAGACTACGTGAATTTGTGGGTGGAGCAAATGGAAACTTTGATACAAGCAACATGGCTACCTTGGCGTTCCTCTACATGTACCTCTCCCTGTTTGGATCAGG CGAGCTGCCAAGCTTGACAGTATCCGTGTGGTCGGAGCTGCCGACCGGAGCAGGACTGGGTTCGAGTGCAGCCTACTCGGTGTGTTTAGCGGCAGCTTTACTTTGTGCAAGGGGAGCCATTCCCGCACCTCTCAAAGAGTGGGAACACACTGCCAG ATGGTGTCAGGAGGACCTGGAGTTGATCAACAGCTGGGCCTTCCAAGGTGAAATGATCATCCATGGTAATCCTTCCGGAGTAGACAACGCTGTGGGGACGTGGG GAGGCATGCTGAGGTTCTTAGCCGGGAGGATAATACCACTGAGCAG GGTGCCATTATTAAGAATCCTCCTGACTAACACTAAAGTGCCACGGAGCACCAAGGTACTTGTTGCCAGGGTGAAGGACAAAATTAACAAG TTTCCCACTATTTTGACTTCTGTGCTGGACTCGGTAGACGCCATTTCCTGCACTTGTGAGAGAGTCCTCCTTGAGATGACCTGCGAGCCCATCACAGGAGAGCACTACAATGTTTTAGAG GAGCTCATTGATATCAACCAACATCATTTGAATGTAATGGGGGTGGGACATCCTGCCCTGGATACCCTCTGTCGGGTTACGCTTGCCAAGGGTCTCCACAGCAAGCTAACAGGCGCAGGAGGAGGGGGCTGTGGCATCACTCTTCTGAGACCAG GCAAGCATGGGGACCATCGTTCACTCAAGCGTCTGACTCCAGCCATCTTGTGA
- the mvk gene encoding mevalonate kinase isoform X2 — protein sequence MMHVSECIVSAPGKAILHGEHAVVHGKVALAVSLNLRTYLRLKATNTGKVCINLPNIDTFLCWHVSEVEQLMPCSRGKQEDLKHLDPELVKRLREFVGGANGNFDTSNMATLAFLYMYLSLFGSGELPSLTVSVWSELPTGAGLGSSAAYSVCLAAALLCARGAIPAPLKEWEHTARWCQEDLELINSWAFQGEMIIHGNPSGVDNAVGTWGGMLRFLAGRIIPLSRVPLLRILLTNTKVPRSTKVLVARVKDKINKFPTILTSVLDSVDAISCTCERVLLEMTCEPITGEHYNVLEELIDINQHHLNVMGVGHPALDTLCRVTLAKGLHSKLTGAGGGGCGITLLRPDAKNKFVPRATDCRHFQLELRCYLRTWKV from the exons ATGATGCACGTTAGTGAATGCATCGTATCTGCTCCAGGAAAAGCAATTCTTCACGGAGAACACGCAGTTGTGCACGGAAAG GTCGCACTTGCTGTGAGTTTGAACCTGAGAACATACTTGAGGTTGAAAGCCACGAACACTGGGAAAGTGTGCATTAACCTCCCAAACATTGACACCTTTCTCTGCTGGCATGTGTCTGAAGTGGAGCAACTTATGCCATGTTCACGTG GCAAGCAGGAGGATTTAAAGCATCTAGATCCTGAACTTGTGAAGAGACTACGTGAATTTGTGGGTGGAGCAAATGGAAACTTTGATACAAGCAACATGGCTACCTTGGCGTTCCTCTACATGTACCTCTCCCTGTTTGGATCAGG CGAGCTGCCAAGCTTGACAGTATCCGTGTGGTCGGAGCTGCCGACCGGAGCAGGACTGGGTTCGAGTGCAGCCTACTCGGTGTGTTTAGCGGCAGCTTTACTTTGTGCAAGGGGAGCCATTCCCGCACCTCTCAAAGAGTGGGAACACACTGCCAG ATGGTGTCAGGAGGACCTGGAGTTGATCAACAGCTGGGCCTTCCAAGGTGAAATGATCATCCATGGTAATCCTTCCGGAGTAGACAACGCTGTGGGGACGTGGG GAGGCATGCTGAGGTTCTTAGCCGGGAGGATAATACCACTGAGCAG GGTGCCATTATTAAGAATCCTCCTGACTAACACTAAAGTGCCACGGAGCACCAAGGTACTTGTTGCCAGGGTGAAGGACAAAATTAACAAG TTTCCCACTATTTTGACTTCTGTGCTGGACTCGGTAGACGCCATTTCCTGCACTTGTGAGAGAGTCCTCCTTGAGATGACCTGCGAGCCCATCACAGGAGAGCACTACAATGTTTTAGAG GAGCTCATTGATATCAACCAACATCATTTGAATGTAATGGGGGTGGGACATCCTGCCCTGGATACCCTCTGTCGGGTTACGCTTGCCAAGGGTCTCCACAGCAAGCTAACAGGCGCAGGAGGAGGGGGCTGTGGCATCACTCTTCTGAGACCAG
- the mvk gene encoding mevalonate kinase isoform X4: MMHVSECIVSAPGKAILHGEHAVVHGKVALAVSLNLRTYLRLKATNTGKVCINLPNIDTFLCWHVSEVEQLMPCSRGKQEDLKHLDPELVKRLREFVGGANGNFDTSNMATLAFLYMYLSLFGSGELPSLTVSVWSELPTGAGLGSSAAYSVCLAAALLCARGAIPAPLKEWEHTARWCQEDLELINSWAFQGEMIIHGNPSGVDNAVGTWGGMLRFLAGRIIPLSRVPLLRILLTNTKVPRSTKVLVARVKDKINKELIDINQHHLNVMGVGHPALDTLCRVTLAKGLHSKLTGAGGGGCGITLLRPETDSSVVQTTIRELKDCDFDCWETSIGGPGVQVHSPLSVKEDILGILNRY; this comes from the exons ATGATGCACGTTAGTGAATGCATCGTATCTGCTCCAGGAAAAGCAATTCTTCACGGAGAACACGCAGTTGTGCACGGAAAG GTCGCACTTGCTGTGAGTTTGAACCTGAGAACATACTTGAGGTTGAAAGCCACGAACACTGGGAAAGTGTGCATTAACCTCCCAAACATTGACACCTTTCTCTGCTGGCATGTGTCTGAAGTGGAGCAACTTATGCCATGTTCACGTG GCAAGCAGGAGGATTTAAAGCATCTAGATCCTGAACTTGTGAAGAGACTACGTGAATTTGTGGGTGGAGCAAATGGAAACTTTGATACAAGCAACATGGCTACCTTGGCGTTCCTCTACATGTACCTCTCCCTGTTTGGATCAGG CGAGCTGCCAAGCTTGACAGTATCCGTGTGGTCGGAGCTGCCGACCGGAGCAGGACTGGGTTCGAGTGCAGCCTACTCGGTGTGTTTAGCGGCAGCTTTACTTTGTGCAAGGGGAGCCATTCCCGCACCTCTCAAAGAGTGGGAACACACTGCCAG ATGGTGTCAGGAGGACCTGGAGTTGATCAACAGCTGGGCCTTCCAAGGTGAAATGATCATCCATGGTAATCCTTCCGGAGTAGACAACGCTGTGGGGACGTGGG GAGGCATGCTGAGGTTCTTAGCCGGGAGGATAATACCACTGAGCAG GGTGCCATTATTAAGAATCCTCCTGACTAACACTAAAGTGCCACGGAGCACCAAGGTACTTGTTGCCAGGGTGAAGGACAAAATTAACAAG GAGCTCATTGATATCAACCAACATCATTTGAATGTAATGGGGGTGGGACATCCTGCCCTGGATACCCTCTGTCGGGTTACGCTTGCCAAGGGTCTCCACAGCAAGCTAACAGGCGCAGGAGGAGGGGGCTGTGGCATCACTCTTCTGAGACCAG AAACGGACTCCAGTGTAGTCCAGACTACGATACGGGAGTTGAAAGACTGCGACTTTGACTGCTGGGAAACAAGTATTGGCGGGCCTGGTGTCCAAGTGCATTCCCCCCTCTCTGTCAAGGAGGATATTTTAGGAATCTTAAACCGTTATTAA
- the mvk gene encoding mevalonate kinase isoform X1 has translation MMHVSECIVSAPGKAILHGEHAVVHGKVALAVSLNLRTYLRLKATNTGKVCINLPNIDTFLCWHVSEVEQLMPCSRGKQEDLKHLDPELVKRLREFVGGANGNFDTSNMATLAFLYMYLSLFGSGELPSLTVSVWSELPTGAGLGSSAAYSVCLAAALLCARGAIPAPLKEWEHTARWCQEDLELINSWAFQGEMIIHGNPSGVDNAVGTWGGMLRFLAGRIIPLSRVPLLRILLTNTKVPRSTKVLVARVKDKINKFPTILTSVLDSVDAISCTCERVLLEMTCEPITGEHYNVLEELIDINQHHLNVMGVGHPALDTLCRVTLAKGLHSKLTGAGGGGCGITLLRPETDSSVVQTTIRELKDCDFDCWETSIGGPGVQVHSPLSVKEDILGILNRY, from the exons ATGATGCACGTTAGTGAATGCATCGTATCTGCTCCAGGAAAAGCAATTCTTCACGGAGAACACGCAGTTGTGCACGGAAAG GTCGCACTTGCTGTGAGTTTGAACCTGAGAACATACTTGAGGTTGAAAGCCACGAACACTGGGAAAGTGTGCATTAACCTCCCAAACATTGACACCTTTCTCTGCTGGCATGTGTCTGAAGTGGAGCAACTTATGCCATGTTCACGTG GCAAGCAGGAGGATTTAAAGCATCTAGATCCTGAACTTGTGAAGAGACTACGTGAATTTGTGGGTGGAGCAAATGGAAACTTTGATACAAGCAACATGGCTACCTTGGCGTTCCTCTACATGTACCTCTCCCTGTTTGGATCAGG CGAGCTGCCAAGCTTGACAGTATCCGTGTGGTCGGAGCTGCCGACCGGAGCAGGACTGGGTTCGAGTGCAGCCTACTCGGTGTGTTTAGCGGCAGCTTTACTTTGTGCAAGGGGAGCCATTCCCGCACCTCTCAAAGAGTGGGAACACACTGCCAG ATGGTGTCAGGAGGACCTGGAGTTGATCAACAGCTGGGCCTTCCAAGGTGAAATGATCATCCATGGTAATCCTTCCGGAGTAGACAACGCTGTGGGGACGTGGG GAGGCATGCTGAGGTTCTTAGCCGGGAGGATAATACCACTGAGCAG GGTGCCATTATTAAGAATCCTCCTGACTAACACTAAAGTGCCACGGAGCACCAAGGTACTTGTTGCCAGGGTGAAGGACAAAATTAACAAG TTTCCCACTATTTTGACTTCTGTGCTGGACTCGGTAGACGCCATTTCCTGCACTTGTGAGAGAGTCCTCCTTGAGATGACCTGCGAGCCCATCACAGGAGAGCACTACAATGTTTTAGAG GAGCTCATTGATATCAACCAACATCATTTGAATGTAATGGGGGTGGGACATCCTGCCCTGGATACCCTCTGTCGGGTTACGCTTGCCAAGGGTCTCCACAGCAAGCTAACAGGCGCAGGAGGAGGGGGCTGTGGCATCACTCTTCTGAGACCAG AAACGGACTCCAGTGTAGTCCAGACTACGATACGGGAGTTGAAAGACTGCGACTTTGACTGCTGGGAAACAAGTATTGGCGGGCCTGGTGTCCAAGTGCATTCCCCCCTCTCTGTCAAGGAGGATATTTTAGGAATCTTAAACCGTTATTAA